From Kaistella polysaccharea:
TGTGCATTTACAGTGAGGAATCCTGCGGCGAAAACTACAAAAAGTATTAATTTTTTCATCGGTTAATTTTAATCAAATATAGAATTATATTCGTCATCATTCGCTGGTAAGAACAAACTTTGCTTTACTCAAAATTCATAGCTAAAGGAAGCCGAAACCGGTAACGCACTGCGGCACCTTTTATATATGCGGGAGAAAATTTATCGGGCAAAAGGTACAGTGCAATTTCCGCCTGTCTGTTAAAGGTGAAATTTTCACCATCTGCCTTTACACTGCTTATAGAACCATCTTTCTCAACAACAAAAATAAGGTTTGTCCGCATAATTTTCTGATCCGTAAGTACTGCATCAGTATAGAAAACATTGGTGATCTGCTGCCGCATCATTTCAAAACCTCCGGGATATTTTGCATCTTTTGTAAGTTCTGCCTTCTTAGCATTTGCTGTATTTAAGTGATTTTCATCTTTAAGGAAAAATTTACTTAGATCCTCCCGGATTTTAACTTTTATTAAAGCATTCACGAGCGCATTATTCTGAATACTGTCTAATTTTACCATAAACTCCTGAAAGTCATTGCGTACCGTCAATTTATTTGCATTATCAGCTTCACTATCAAACCGTTTTTTAAATTCTTTATTGAGCATGTAGCGCTGGTAATCGTAAAATTTCGTCACTTCTTTAAATTCTTCATTTTGCTGTCCAAAACAAAGGGAAAGCAATAAAATAAAGAATATTTGTAACGATTTTTTAAACATAGCGCGTAAAATGATGTAGTAAAAATAAATAAAATAAATGAGATTGAGGGCTGTTAAATTCTAGTAGCCTCAACTATTCCATAAAAAAGTCCCGCTCTATAAGAACGGGACTTCATATCATTTAAACGCTAAATTATTCTGCGCTTGTAGCTTCTGCTTCAGGAGTTTCACCTTCTGGAGTTGCTGTTTCATCTTCATCCTCATCAACGGCACCACCTTTAAGAGCAGTTCTCGCCATTTTCACAGCTACTACTACTGCATTATCTGGATGCATGAAAGTAAATCCTTCTGCTTTCACATCACCAACATAAAGTTTACTACCAATTTTCAACGGGGTAATATCTACCACGATCTCATCTGGCAAATTTGCAGGAATTGCTTTTACCTTCAGTTTTCTGAAAGACTGTCTTAGCGCACCACCAGCAACAACACCTTTAGAACGACCTGTTAATCTTACAGGAACTTCCATAACTACTGGTTTGTCATCTGACAATTGGTAGAAATCTGCGTGTAAGATTTTGTCTGTTAAAGGGTGGAATTGAATGTCCTGAAGTACGGCAGGAATAGTGTTTCCGTCAACTTCAATAGATACCGTGTGTGCTTCAGGAGTGTAGACTAACCCTTTGAATGATCTTTCTTCTGCAGAAAAATTAAGGGTTTCTTTGCCTCCGTAAACAACACAAGGAACTAATTCAGCATCACGTAAAGCTTTAGTAGACTTTTTGCCCACGCTTTCTCTTTTTGTACCTTGAATTGTAATTGATTTCATTATCGTAAATTAATAAATTTTAAGGGTGCAAAGATATAAATAAAATATTAGATAATGAATTTATCGCTGATGGATTTGTGCTGATGGACCATTTTCATCACATCTGCAAAAAGTTCTGCACAGGAAAGTACTTTTATTTTAGAAGATAATTCGGTCTTCACTGGAATAGTGTCGGTAACGATTACTTCCGCAAGTTGGGAATTTTCTATATTTTCATATGCATTCCCGGAAAGAACTCCGTGTGTTGCCATGGCTCGAACACTTTTTGCACCATTTGCCATGATTATTTCTGCTGCTTTGCACAAAGTACCTGCAGTATCTATCATATCATCAATAAGAATAACATTCCGTCCGGCAACATCACCAATTAGGAACATTTCATCAACAACATTGGCCTTTTTTCTTTCTTTGTACGCGATGACGACATCTGCTCCTAAATGACCAGCGTAATTCTTCGCTCTTTTCGCTCCACCCATATCAGGTGAGGCGATGGTCAGTTCCGGTAAATTTAATTTTTGAATATAATCAATAAAAATAGTGGAAGCATATAAATGATCTACGGGAATTTCAAAGAAACCCTGAATCTGATCAGCGTGCAAATCCATCGTCATAATACGCGTTGCTCCGGCAGCAGTGAGTAAGTTCGCCACCAACTTCGCTCCAATTGGTGCTCTGGGCTGATCTTTTCGATCTTGACGGGCCAAACCATAGTAAGGCAGAACCACTGTTATGCTTTTCGCTGATGCACGCTTAGAAGCGTCGATCATGAGTAACAATTCTAGTAAATTGTCTGCAGGCGGAAATGTTGAACCAATCAAAAATACCCGCGCACCGCGCACAGATTGATCTAAAACGGGTTCAAACTCACCGTCGCTGAATTCCTGAAAATTAATTTTACCCATTTCCTGCCCATAAAACTGGGCGATTTTCTCTGCCAGAACTTTACTCGTTCGGGTAGAAAATAAATAACTTGCCTGATCAACCATTTTTACTTTATTAGATGTGCAAATTTAAAAAAAATAAAACCACTCGAAGTACTCAAGTGGTTTTATTATTAGCTATTATTCTTTAATAATTTAAGGAAATGTTACGCCAGAATAACTATTTACATTCACCAATGGTAATGTTGATTTATACTTGTCATTAATGGCCTCAATAAATTCGTTGGCTAAAATTGCATAACCACGTCCTGTTGGGTGCACCCCATCAAGAGAGAACGAACCACCTGTTACGAAAGTTGAGGTATATTTTACACCATCAAACTGAATTCCTCCCGTAGCGTTAAGTTCACCCATTTTAGTGTTCGCATCAACAAATGCTAGTCCGTATGCGGAAGCTAAACTTTGAATTGATTTATTGTACGCAGCAACTGCCTTTGCAATTTTACCTACTTCTGTTGATGTAAGTGAATATTGATCAGCTAAAGGGAAAGAAGCTCCGTTGATAAATTGGGAAGTTGCTGTTGCTGGCTGACCAGTTAATGCATCTAAACCTAAAACCGTAGAAGCTGTTAGTAGAATTAATTCTCCTTTTTTCGCTTGTCTCGCCTGGCCGAAAGCTTTTCCTAAAAATGCTGCCTGTGCCGCGGGATAACCACTTGCACTTAAAACCGCAGTAAGCTGTGCTGATAAATTCGGTAAAGAATTATCTACCACAATAACCGGGTTGTTCCCAGCTTTCACTAATGAAAAACGATCTGGTGCTCCCAAGTACGTAAGTGCGCCAATCATTGGTTGGTATAAACCAGCATTTAAAGCTTGTGCTTTTGCAGCATCTAATGCAATCGTATTATAAGGAACACGGTTGAAATATGGAATTTTAGTTACATCAGGAATATTAGCAATTACCCCTTTTGTGGAACCCACGCTTTTCAATCCATCAAGCATACTTTTAATAACTCCACCAACAAGAGTTGGATCAGAGATGTCATTTGCCATGTAAGTGGTAGGATCCATATTCCCCGTTTGATCAACCGCAGGAGTGTATGTGGTTACATTACCAACTGTTTGAGAATTCATTCCCCCATTGGTTGCATAAGATAAAACATCATTATTACCAATCCAAAGAGAAAAGAAAGTTGGTTTTTGATCCATCGCATCAGCGATTACAGATGAGGTCGCTGGATTTTTTGCAAAACGCACAAAATAAGGGTTCGCTCTACCAACTGCAAGATTCGCCGGATTTCCGTAACCTGGCGCTACAAGATGGTAAGACTTAGCACCCGGAACTCCCATATTATTATAAGGACCTGAACTATAAATGTTCGCAAGTGTTGTTGTTCCTGTTCCTGAAGCTACAGCTAAACCAAGAGTAGAAGTTAATACGCGTTTGTTAGAAATACCAACTGAAGGAATACCTCCTAAATTATCAGCCATCAAAGGCTGTTTGAAAACACCGCCACCGGCAAGAGCCATTTGCTGTGCAATCATGGATGGAAACGATTCTGTTTGTCCATCAATATACAAAGCTCCATCTCTATAACCCGATGTAAGGGAATTCCCGATTGCAACATATTTGCTGAAATCTGCCTGCCCACTCGTTACAGCGATATTAGAAACATCCGTATCAAAGTCTGTGTTACAACTCACAGTGCACAATAATGCTGCTACTGCAATGGTTGAAAATACTATTTTTTTCATAATCAATTAATTCTTAAAATGCGTTATATGATAGACCTAAGCCGAAATAATAGGCTTTAGCTTTAGCCTGTCCGTAGAAATTATTATAAGCGTTTTCAACCGCTCTACTTTTTGGAAATGCGATTCCACCTGCGATATCTACTCCAAATCCTTTCATCAAATTAACTCCTAAACCTGCTGTAATAACATTAGCGTCAAACGATGGCGTTTCTGCTTGGAAATTTTTATCTGAATAAGGTGATTCATCATAGTAATATCCCGCACGTGCTGCAAACATATCATTGATCTGATACTGCGTTCCTACTCTATAAGTGTGCGTGTTCTTAAAATTCTTAGGACTTACCAAAATTGTGGGGTCATTCGGCTGATTACCAATTGGTGCATTCGCAAAATCAAGGGTAAGTTCGTTATATCGCTCCCAACCACTGTAATTAAAATCTCCAGAAACCATCCACTTCGGTGTGATCTTATAAGTAAGACCCACGGTATATTCGTCTACTAAAGGCAATGTCGCTTTAAATGAGTCTGTTCCAGCAGCATCAAGACCCAAATTAGGGTATAATGAAGGAGAAATATCAAAGGTTACTTTACCATTATCTGCCTGCATATCAATTGGAGAGCGGTACGCGATGCTTACGTCCAACTTTTCAGTTGGCTTCAAATAAAATCCAACGCCAAAACCACTACCAGATGCTTTATCATCGGTAAGATTTAGACTTCCTCCTAATTGCGTCACCGCTTTATCCCAGTTTACACTTCCTTTCGCATAAATATAACTACCTCCGACAGAAGCCCAAGGCGCCAATTTAAAGGACACCATTGGCTGGAAATAAAATGCTTTTAATTCTAACCGCTGAACGATTTCACGACCTGCCCAATCTGAAGGCCACTCTATCGTGCTACCAAACGGCGTCGAAAAGTTAAAACCTACAGAAACATTGTCTAAAACTCTATAAGCAATGGCTGCATAGATAGGAGTTCCAATTGGACTATTGGTTTCGTAAGATTGAAGGGTAGATAAATTTTGGTATGTCACGCTTGATTTCGCACCGAAACCACCGGCTGCAATGCTTAATTTAGCTGGTATAAAAGACATCCCAGCAGGATTGAAAAATGTTACACTTGCATCATCTGTATGTGCACTTGTGTGAGCCATGGCCAATTGTTTTACACCTTGCAAAGAAACTCTAAAGCCTCCGGCATAAGAAAGAACGCCGGCCAACAATGCTGTTGTTACAACTATTTTTTTCATAAAATCATTATTAATGTCCCAAATATAAAATTATTTTTTAAACAATTGTTAATTATTCTTAAAATATTTCAAACATATTTCGAAAATAGAGCAGTGTTTAAATGTTAATTTTCGGTAAAGACGTGGTAACAGCTGTTTTTAATGGAATCTTAATCGAATTATAAATCATTTTACACCGAGTGTTTAAATTAAATAAATTACCAAAATAGATAAATTTTTACCGGCAGTCCTATTGTATGATTTGCATAATAAATTCATATTCATTAAATATTTGATAAAAAATTATAGATTTTTATGAACTTTAAAAAATAGCATGTGTAAAAGAATGACTTTTGACTGATACCAAAAAAATTATACTAAATTTGCAACATATAACAAAAATATAAATATGAGTTGTGGATGCAAAACATCCGGCGATTCGTCCCATTCATGCGGAACAAAATCCGCAAATGGCTGTGAAAGTGTAGATACGTGTGGCAATAGTTATAAATTAAGTGTTTTCGATTGGCTTTCTGATATCAATAATCCTTCTCAATCTCAAACTGATTTTGTGGAAGTTAGATTCAAGAATGATCGTAAATTTTTCTATAAAAACATCAATAAATTGCCGCTTCATATTGGAAGCATTGTCACTGTAGAATCAAGTCCGGGTCACGATATAGGTGTGGTAAGCCTTACTGGAGAATTGGTTAAAATTCAGATGAAAAAGAAATACGTCACTGAAGATAACCCTCTGAAAATTTACCGATTAGCCAACCAAAAAGACATTGAAGTTTGGCAGGAAGTAAGAGCAAAAGAAGAAAGTGTAAAAGTACAAGGCCGTAAAATTGCCTACGCGCTTAATCTTGAAATGAAAATCACAGATGTTGAATTTCAGGGAGATGGCGGTAAAGTAACTTTCTATTATACAGCGGATAACCGTGTAGATTTTCGGCAATTAATCAAAGAATTTGCCTCACTTTTCCGTACGAAAATTGATATGAAACAAATCGGTTTTCGTCAGGAAGCTGCAAAAGTTGGTGGAATAGGATCGTGCGGACGAGAATTGTGTTGCTCGACTTGGCTGACGGATTTCCGATCAGTGAACACCAATGCAGCACGTTATCAACAACTGAGCATTAATCCGCAGAAATTAGCGGGACAATGTGGGAAACTTAAATGTTGCCTTAATTATGAACTCGACAGTTATCTCGATGCTTTAAGTGACTTTCCTTCTTCAAATTCAACCATTGAAACTGAAAAAGGGAAAGCCTTCTGTATTAAAATTGATGTTTTCAAAAAAAGAATGTGGTTCGCATACGTAGACCACTCTATGTCATGGTACGATTTAGATGTGCAGGACGTAAAAAAACTGATTGCCCAAAACAAAAAAGGGGAAAAAGCACCGCCGCTGGAGGATTTAAAAACCAATGATATTCCCGTAAAATCTGTTGATTTAATTCAGGAAAATAATGTTGATCGATTTGAAAGAAGAGGACGAAATCCTGGAAAAAACCAGAATAAAAGAAAGCCTAACAATCAGCAAAATCAGCAGCGAGGTGACCGAAAACCTTCTGAAAATCAAACGGATGTCAGAAACCCTGTAGCAAATAAGCAAGC
This genomic window contains:
- a CDS encoding 50S ribosomal protein L25/general stress protein Ctc, producing the protein MKSITIQGTKRESVGKKSTKALRDAELVPCVVYGGKETLNFSAEERSFKGLVYTPEAHTVSIEVDGNTIPAVLQDIQFHPLTDKILHADFYQLSDDKPVVMEVPVRLTGRSKGVVAGGALRQSFRKLKVKAIPANLPDEIVVDITPLKIGSKLYVGDVKAEGFTFMHPDNAVVVAVKMARTALKGGAVDEDEDETATPEGETPEAEATSAE
- a CDS encoding ribose-phosphate diphosphokinase, translating into MVDQASYLFSTRTSKVLAEKIAQFYGQEMGKINFQEFSDGEFEPVLDQSVRGARVFLIGSTFPPADNLLELLLMIDASKRASAKSITVVLPYYGLARQDRKDQPRAPIGAKLVANLLTAAGATRIMTMDLHADQIQGFFEIPVDHLYASTIFIDYIQKLNLPELTIASPDMGGAKRAKNYAGHLGADVVIAYKERKKANVVDEMFLIGDVAGRNVILIDDMIDTAGTLCKAAEIIMANGAKSVRAMATHGVLSGNAYENIENSQLAEVIVTDTIPVKTELSSKIKVLSCAELFADVMKMVHQHKSISDKFII
- a CDS encoding G-D-S-L family lipolytic protein, which gives rise to MKKIVFSTIAVAALLCTVSCNTDFDTDVSNIAVTSGQADFSKYVAIGNSLTSGYRDGALYIDGQTESFPSMIAQQMALAGGGVFKQPLMADNLGGIPSVGISNKRVLTSTLGLAVASGTGTTTLANIYSSGPYNNMGVPGAKSYHLVAPGYGNPANLAVGRANPYFVRFAKNPATSSVIADAMDQKPTFFSLWIGNNDVLSYATNGGMNSQTVGNVTTYTPAVDQTGNMDPTTYMANDISDPTLVGGVIKSMLDGLKSVGSTKGVIANIPDVTKIPYFNRVPYNTIALDAAKAQALNAGLYQPMIGALTYLGAPDRFSLVKAGNNPVIVVDNSLPNLSAQLTAVLSASGYPAAQAAFLGKAFGQARQAKKGELILLTASTVLGLDALTGQPATATSQFINGASFPLADQYSLTSTEVGKIAKAVAAYNKSIQSLASAYGLAFVDANTKMGELNATGGIQFDGVKYTSTFVTGGSFSLDGVHPTGRGYAILANEFIEAINDKYKSTLPLVNVNSYSGVTFP
- a CDS encoding OmpP1/FadL family transporter, giving the protein MKKIVVTTALLAGVLSYAGGFRVSLQGVKQLAMAHTSAHTDDASVTFFNPAGMSFIPAKLSIAAGGFGAKSSVTYQNLSTLQSYETNSPIGTPIYAAIAYRVLDNVSVGFNFSTPFGSTIEWPSDWAGREIVQRLELKAFYFQPMVSFKLAPWASVGGSYIYAKGSVNWDKAVTQLGGSLNLTDDKASGSGFGVGFYLKPTEKLDVSIAYRSPIDMQADNGKVTFDISPSLYPNLGLDAAGTDSFKATLPLVDEYTVGLTYKITPKWMVSGDFNYSGWERYNELTLDFANAPIGNQPNDPTILVSPKNFKNTHTYRVGTQYQINDMFAARAGYYYDESPYSDKNFQAETPSFDANVITAGLGVNLMKGFGVDIAGGIAFPKSRAVENAYNNFYGQAKAKAYYFGLGLSYNAF
- a CDS encoding PSP1 domain-containing protein yields the protein MSCGCKTSGDSSHSCGTKSANGCESVDTCGNSYKLSVFDWLSDINNPSQSQTDFVEVRFKNDRKFFYKNINKLPLHIGSIVTVESSPGHDIGVVSLTGELVKIQMKKKYVTEDNPLKIYRLANQKDIEVWQEVRAKEESVKVQGRKIAYALNLEMKITDVEFQGDGGKVTFYYTADNRVDFRQLIKEFASLFRTKIDMKQIGFRQEAAKVGGIGSCGRELCCSTWLTDFRSVNTNAARYQQLSINPQKLAGQCGKLKCCLNYELDSYLDALSDFPSSNSTIETEKGKAFCIKIDVFKKRMWFAYVDHSMSWYDLDVQDVKKLIAQNKKGEKAPPLEDLKTNDIPVKSVDLIQENNVDRFERRGRNPGKNQNKRKPNNQQNQQRGDRKPSENQTDVRNPVANKQAPQSAKPTQQQPKKFKKKTPPKRDDNA